The nucleotide window AAACATATGAAAGAATATTTATCCCAAAAAGCTGGCATATCCTCTAATATTCTATAATCACAGTAAGATGGTCTTGATAATCATCTGCTACAGGAACATTTTGCATAGGAGGTATTACACCAACTATACAGAAACTCCTTTCAGTAAAATGTTTTTTTCTGCACCTTGTCATTCCTGAAATCACGCAGGTATTTTGAGTTCCATCTCCAAGGATGCAGTTTCTATAAAAAAGGTTGTAATAAAGTTTTCCCCCTGTAGATGCTGAATAAAGGAATCTTTTTGCCGGATTATTGCTATTTCCCCCTAATACTTTAACTGTGAAAACTATATTATTCTTAGAATTACACACAACTCTTAATGTGGTGTATGTTCTCTTAACTACACGGTCAAAAGGATTGTAAACTCCAAATGGTATATCATTTATCTGTGCATAACAGCTCCCATTGTTATTATGGTGATGACCTTTTGCAAAGGATTCCATTAACACTAAAAAACTAATTAGTATTATTCTTATTATTCTCATTTTTTTTCCTCCTTGGTAGGCCTGCATATATACTCCCCAATGTATGGAACTACTTTTTTTATAATATCTTTTGTTATTCTTATTTTAAAACTACATCCTGTGTAACCATAATCAATAGTTGCTGTATGTTCTCCCACTGAAATATTTTCAATGAATGCTTTGCCTTTATAACCTATAATTCCTACTTTTTTGCCGTCTACATAAAACCTTGTTCCAGGTTCAGGAAAAGTTCCATCAGGGAATCTTATTTTTAATCTGACAGAATTCATCTGCTCTGCCTTGAATTTTATGAGATATCCGTGATTTTTATAAGGCACAAATGTAATAACATTTTTATCTATATATGTTTTAACATCAAGACTGGAAGGGTCTATAGATATCTCATTTGGATAATACGGATAAAGGGTCGGAATGAATAATGTTCCTTCTTTGTCTGTTTCACCGGCAGTTCTATTATTAACAAGCACTTTCGCATTTTTTATTGGAGGTTCTATTTTCACTATTCCGAAACTATCTTGCATTGCTCTTCTGAGGAAGAATTTTCCTCCTAAACGGACAAGACTTCCCTGTAGTCCAATTCTATAAGATAGAGGATTATCAAATCCTGATGAATAAGAAACTTCCGAGTAAACTGTCGCATATTTGGCATTATAACTTAAATCTCCATAAATATTGTTATATCCCTGTGTTTTGTCTATTCTTCCTCTGAAAAAGAATTTATCAAAGGGGTTGTATTGTTTATTAATACTAAGTGAGTATTTAGTTTGGTTTTCATTTTTCTGATAATCTAAACTTGAGTAATATGATTTTCCAATGGGTATATTTATGGAAAAACGGAAAGATTTATTACTTGTTTCAGATTTATACGTGTTGTAAGACAAAGATATACTTACCCTTTTAAAAATATTTTTTGAGTAAGAAATATTTATATTAGTAGAATCCGGATGGTCGAAATATGTTCTTTTGATATAAGAGAAATTTAGAAAACCGAACTTAAATAATCTAAAACCAACAAGAGCATCATAATAATCTTTCGGTTGACCGTAAACATTTGAAGGCATAAAGAAATTATTTGAACTTTTTATGGCAGAAAGTCGAAGTCTTAAGAATTTCAAATTTTTTGAATAATTTATACCGTACTGAAAGCCTGTTGAGGATTTCCTTTTATTATAAGAAAAAGATATATTGGGGGATATTAAACCAAATTTACCTAAGAGATAAGAGATTTCTACTCCTGTATTTAATCCATCCAATCCCTGTAGATAAAAGCTAATTCCTCCTGTCAGGCTATCAGTGAGTCCTTTTCTGTATTCGCTGTTTATTACAAATTTAGAGTATTCAAAGCTTTTATTTAAATAGTTTTTTCTTAAAAATCCGGCTGTAAAAAAGTAATCTTTTAGGCCTTTTTTTAACAGATTTCTATCTGTTGCATAGGGAATTTCAACAACTTTTTCCCTCCCCAAAATGTCTCTTATAACAACTTTGATATTCCCTTCGGGAGTTATTACAGGAATATCTTTTATTTCAAAAGGACCCGGTTTTAGATTCTGGGAAAAAACT belongs to Persephonella sp. and includes:
- a CDS encoding spore coat protein U domain-containing protein translates to MRIIRIILISFLVLMESFAKGHHHNNNGSCYAQINDIPFGVYNPFDRVVKRTYTTLRVVCNSKNNIVFTVKVLGGNSNNPAKRFLYSASTGGKLYYNLFYRNCILGDGTQNTCVISGMTRCRKKHFTERSFCIVGVIPPMQNVPVADDYQDHLTVIIEY
- a CDS encoding fimbria/pilus outer membrane usher protein produces the protein MCISCIKDVEVNINYNLLTANIKVPPEYFSQKKVEIKRKKITPVESNGWFIEYDSLYSNYSTYNELRTELNFNYFFSNKTFYTDFVHYYNQEENKLIRLDSLLRIDDVSNIREIDFGDIYLQNSIWNYYLRIGGFRIGTNYDLRPDIITYPLPDFSGKIAVPSSIDIFVENAKVFSQNLKPGPFEIKDIPVITPEGNIKVVIRDILGREKVVEIPYATDRNLLKKGLKDYFFTAGFLRKNYLNKSFEYSKFVINSEYRKGLTDSLTGGISFYLQGLDGLNTGVEISYLLGKFGLISPNISFSYNKRKSSTGFQYGINYSKNLKFLRLRLSAIKSSNNFFMPSNVYGQPKDYYDALVGFRLFKFGFLNFSYIKRTYFDHPDSTNINISYSKNIFKRVSISLSYNTYKSETSNKSFRFSINIPIGKSYYSSLDYQKNENQTKYSLSINKQYNPFDKFFFRGRIDKTQGYNNIYGDLSYNAKYATVYSEVSYSSGFDNPLSYRIGLQGSLVRLGGKFFLRRAMQDSFGIVKIEPPIKNAKVLVNNRTAGETDKEGTLFIPTLYPYYPNEISIDPSSLDVKTYIDKNVITFVPYKNHGYLIKFKAEQMNSVRLKIRFPDGTFPEPGTRFYVDGKKVGIIGYKGKAFIENISVGEHTATIDYGYTGCSFKIRITKDIIKKVVPYIGEYICRPTKEEKK